A DNA window from Nitrospira sp. contains the following coding sequences:
- a CDS encoding conserved exported protein of unknown function (Evidence 4 : Unknown function but conserved in other organisms; MaGe:77307927) produces the protein MTRHLHRLLPLLFIALSACSTSQGFDRVAMQDTLHQRMPLLSGTSEANTAAATNAAGSRLSFTGPFRLGIYFIRSEFPTRQSVQSGEWLSAEQDRLAHRLASLRDERILRDVVVLAEPTVRTLSIQELRQTAGRYGIDILLLIDGVGAVDRYNNNYALLYPTILGAWLAPGTISDALFVIDGALLDLRTGTVLDRYTAEGQAQRTGAAVLVEDAGPLKDAKGLAIDAFGEKLVARLRSLAGKPSGDSSPLR, from the coding sequence ATGACTCGACACCTGCACCGGCTGCTGCCACTCCTCTTCATCGCCCTCTCCGCTTGCTCGACCAGCCAGGGATTCGACCGGGTCGCGATGCAAGACACCTTGCACCAGCGGATGCCTCTTCTCAGCGGCACATCTGAGGCCAATACCGCCGCGGCCACGAATGCGGCAGGAAGCCGCCTCTCCTTCACAGGACCATTCCGCCTCGGCATCTATTTCATTCGGTCGGAGTTTCCAACCCGTCAATCGGTGCAATCCGGAGAGTGGCTGAGCGCGGAGCAAGACCGGCTGGCGCATCGGCTCGCGTCGTTGCGTGACGAGCGGATTCTTCGCGACGTCGTGGTCCTTGCAGAGCCGACCGTACGGACTCTCTCCATCCAGGAATTACGCCAAACCGCTGGTCGATATGGCATCGATATCCTCTTGCTGATCGACGGAGTCGGCGCAGTGGATCGATACAACAACAATTATGCCCTGCTCTATCCGACAATACTCGGCGCCTGGCTGGCGCCCGGCACAATCAGCGATGCCTTGTTTGTAATCGACGGCGCGCTCTTGGATCTGCGGACCGGCACCGTGCTCGACCGGTACACAGCCGAAGGGCAGGCTCAGCGCACCGGAGCCGCGGTCTTGGTAGAAGATGCGGGGCCCCTGAAGGACGCAAAAGGTCTGGCGATAGACGCCTTCGGGGAAAAGCTAGTGGCGCGGCTGCGGTCGCTTGCCGGCAAGCCATCCGGCGACTCCTCTCCTCTGCGATAA
- a CDS encoding putative oxidoreductase YkwC (MaGe:77307928) produces the protein MPHPVHPSHTTIGWIGTGVMGLSMCGHLLQAGYPVTLYTRTKSKAQSLVARGAAWADSPRAVAARSTVIVTMVGFPRDVREIYFEPEGILSGATPGSILIDMTTTEPALSQEIAAAASAAGLHAIDAPVSGGDIGARNATLSIMAGGERETVESVRPLFERLGKKMVYQGGPGAGQHAKLCNQIVIAGTMVGVCESLLYGFKAGLDLTQMLESIRGGAAACWTLENLAPRILQRNFDPGFFVEHFVKDMGIALDEASRRRLTLPGLALVHTLYQRVQTLGHGRSGTHALMLALEELSHTALTTPASGTPS, from the coding sequence ATGCCACACCCTGTCCATCCCTCTCATACCACCATCGGCTGGATCGGCACCGGCGTCATGGGCCTCTCCATGTGCGGACATCTCCTGCAAGCCGGCTATCCCGTCACGCTCTACACGCGCACCAAGTCCAAAGCCCAATCGCTCGTCGCGCGCGGCGCCGCCTGGGCGGACAGTCCTCGCGCCGTTGCCGCACGATCGACCGTCATCGTCACGATGGTCGGATTCCCCCGCGACGTGCGGGAGATCTATTTTGAGCCCGAGGGAATTCTCTCTGGCGCAACGCCTGGCTCGATTCTCATCGACATGACGACGACCGAACCGGCCCTGAGCCAGGAGATCGCCGCCGCCGCGTCGGCCGCGGGCCTGCACGCGATCGACGCGCCGGTGTCGGGAGGGGACATCGGCGCCAGGAACGCCACGCTCTCCATCATGGCCGGTGGAGAACGCGAAACGGTTGAATCCGTGCGCCCGCTGTTTGAACGCCTGGGAAAAAAGATGGTCTACCAGGGCGGGCCGGGAGCCGGGCAACATGCGAAGCTGTGCAATCAAATCGTGATCGCCGGAACGATGGTGGGAGTCTGCGAAAGCCTGCTGTACGGATTCAAGGCGGGACTCGATCTGACGCAGATGCTCGAATCGATCCGGGGCGGCGCCGCCGCTTGCTGGACATTGGAGAACCTCGCACCGAGGATCTTACAGAGGAACTTCGATCCGGGATTCTTCGTCGAACATTTTGTCAAAGACATGGGCATCGCGCTGGATGAGGCGAGCCGAAGGCGCCTCACGCTGCCTGGACTGGCCCTCGTCCATACGCTCTATCAGCGGGTGCAGACGCTTGGCCATGGCCGCAGCGGGACCCATGCGCTCATGCTCGCGCTGGAAGAACTGTCTCACACTGCTCTCACAACTCCTGCATCAGGAACGCCCTCATGA
- a CDS encoding hypothetical protein (Evidence 4 : Unknown function but conserved in other organisms; MaGe:77307929): MVECARMRFARSIASTIGPRIARLSAAIALAAMAFPGALLAEEPIPIQQILEDPRIYHLRQVTLQGTARDVQPLDPYKLANEMVCYGAYLFKLEDDTAVLSVAVLGLCGRPLIRDPEIEDGQRIEVSATIQAPSHGGYYLSFQGLKVIAEEEGFVQAVATRILPIIE; this comes from the coding sequence ATGGTAGAATGCGCGCGCATGAGATTCGCCCGTTCCATTGCCTCAACGATCGGACCACGCATCGCTCGACTGAGCGCCGCCATCGCGCTCGCCGCAATGGCGTTCCCAGGCGCGCTCCTGGCCGAAGAACCGATTCCCATTCAGCAGATCCTTGAAGACCCCAGAATCTATCATCTGCGCCAGGTCACGCTCCAAGGCACCGCGCGAGACGTGCAGCCGCTCGATCCCTATAAATTAGCCAACGAAATGGTGTGCTATGGGGCCTATCTCTTCAAACTCGAAGACGATACCGCCGTCCTGTCCGTAGCGGTGCTCGGCTTGTGCGGCAGACCGCTCATCCGCGATCCTGAAATCGAAGACGGCCAGCGCATCGAAGTGAGCGCGACCATTCAAGCGCCCAGTCACGGCGGCTACTACCTGAGCTTTCAGGGGCTCAAAGTCATCGCTGAAGAAGAAGGCTTCGTGCAAGCGGTCGCCACACGCATTCTCCCGATCATCGAGTAG
- a CDS encoding Peptidase (MaGe:77307930) yields the protein MTVNKQQLKKYIADSRTQFEDLLGQLVEVPSISMDPAKAGEMPRAATLAVQYLKSLGADAHIVDTGGYPIISGGWTAGAQYPTVTIYNHLDVQPAQEPEWKESPFAFRKDGGIYHGRGATDDKGPALSALLGARYAIEQGFPLNIRFLWELEEEIGSPHFAAGLKNRAAIPRPDSVVVSDTIWIAKGKPAMPYGLRGLIGARLTLKTGTKDAHSGVTGGAARNPLAELMDVAQACVDAKTGKVKIPGFYKDVVEPTKAEIKSFLKSGFQVSRFKAAYGFQTLRTQDPAEIMRRIWAAPTFEVHGLTGGYQGPGVKTVVPGHGELKVSMRLVPNQTPEKAFALLKTFVAKLNPDIKVEAEGMLQPFQGLFEGPYVDAVKRAARAGFGKEPSFIREGGSIGAVVTMQKAWKVPILFMGLSLPEHGYHAPNEYFDWGQASSGMTAFAHYFEELAKMGKR from the coding sequence ATGACAGTCAATAAGCAGCAGCTCAAGAAGTATATTGCGGACAGCCGGACGCAGTTCGAAGATCTGCTGGGGCAATTGGTGGAGGTGCCGTCGATCAGCATGGACCCGGCCAAGGCGGGAGAGATGCCGCGCGCCGCCACGCTGGCCGTGCAATATTTGAAGAGTCTTGGCGCCGACGCGCATATCGTCGACACCGGCGGCTACCCGATCATTTCCGGAGGCTGGACGGCCGGAGCCCAGTACCCGACTGTCACGATTTACAACCACCTGGATGTGCAGCCGGCGCAGGAGCCGGAATGGAAAGAATCGCCGTTCGCCTTTCGCAAAGATGGCGGGATCTATCATGGGCGCGGCGCGACGGACGATAAAGGCCCGGCGTTGTCGGCATTGCTCGGAGCGCGCTATGCCATCGAACAGGGGTTTCCTCTCAACATTCGCTTTCTGTGGGAGTTGGAAGAAGAGATCGGCAGTCCGCATTTCGCCGCGGGTCTCAAGAATCGCGCGGCCATCCCACGGCCCGACTCGGTCGTCGTATCGGATACGATTTGGATCGCCAAAGGCAAGCCGGCCATGCCCTACGGGCTGCGCGGGCTGATCGGCGCGCGGCTGACTCTCAAGACGGGAACGAAAGACGCCCATTCGGGTGTCACGGGCGGAGCCGCGCGGAATCCGCTCGCGGAATTGATGGATGTGGCGCAGGCCTGCGTGGATGCCAAAACCGGCAAGGTGAAGATTCCCGGATTCTACAAGGATGTGGTCGAGCCGACAAAGGCGGAGATCAAAAGTTTTCTCAAATCGGGGTTTCAAGTTTCGCGATTCAAAGCCGCCTATGGCTTTCAGACGCTGCGCACGCAAGATCCGGCCGAGATCATGCGCCGGATTTGGGCGGCGCCGACATTCGAAGTGCATGGCCTGACTGGCGGCTATCAGGGGCCCGGTGTGAAGACCGTTGTGCCGGGACATGGCGAATTGAAAGTCAGCATGCGGTTGGTGCCCAACCAGACGCCCGAGAAGGCGTTTGCCTTGCTGAAGACATTCGTCGCCAAGCTGAATCCTGATATCAAAGTCGAGGCGGAAGGCATGTTGCAGCCGTTCCAGGGTTTATTTGAAGGGCCGTACGTTGACGCGGTGAAGCGGGCGGCGAGAGCGGGATTCGGCAAAGAGCCGTCCTTCATTCGCGAAGGCGGCTCGATCGGCGCGGTGGTGACCATGCAAAAAGCCTGGAAGGTGCCGATTCTCTTTATGGGTCTCAGCCTTCCCGAGCACGGCTACCACGCGCCGAACGAATACTTCGATTGGGGCCAGGCTTCCAGCGGCATGACGGCCTTCGCGCATTATTTCGAAGAGCTGGCAAAGATGGGAAAGAGGTAG
- a CDS encoding conserved exported protein of unknown function (Evidence 4 : Unknown function but conserved in other organisms; MaGe:77307931), whose protein sequence is MMIRRTHNNFRAPILLTLMTALLAGGFGIEAAFAATPHKSKPAGQAKNPAADAARRYAEALAKGDRVTVGQLDFACQFRLLAASPSKLKAYPPATDSSYESCWENLKAAHAPVLKREDVGMTVLWPSAGPLVFFRDELANRPASAFVMEELGISPPGSGLRVAVTKSQSLPSGSFRLNANGKILAVPTTRVSLDVQYQDPLASPVTYAEGTVKWTNTIKRARKSLKSITTQWIVFTGLKKHGFPGDAAVFNLPVVTEPSVPGMVAEKIPFTTEISRPLPESMVWWGPNDQPGTLTAAAARAATFPELRDRVALLNRILIIDPNQPDALTVLTRNLYAVLLNEASDGHKLTIRNPALSLTVNEFYWNVYAQSTRTDLSNGMEMGGFSQPTPADFLFRMLPAMEALAKVRPEQLDNRFRLGVAYRWNNDQQAAIETHEALVKEIPDARRSAKAEALLQLAWSRLHKSAWNRILHDPEINRAYADAEASLAIADLPLDKFLAEYTMAYSMIFMPNYGDKNTLLRHVTEAKRWFDEVPGKTDEVWRYFLHSELLKAVLDADPIFQPILATAEEKKN, encoded by the coding sequence ATGATGATTCGTCGTACCCATAACAACTTTCGCGCGCCCATCCTGCTCACATTGATGACCGCCCTGCTGGCAGGAGGGTTCGGAATAGAGGCCGCGTTCGCGGCGACGCCGCATAAATCCAAACCGGCCGGCCAAGCGAAGAACCCGGCCGCCGATGCCGCGCGGCGCTATGCCGAAGCCCTCGCCAAGGGAGATCGTGTGACTGTCGGGCAATTGGACTTTGCCTGCCAATTTCGCCTGCTGGCGGCCTCGCCGTCGAAATTGAAAGCCTACCCGCCGGCCACCGACTCTTCCTACGAATCCTGTTGGGAAAACTTGAAAGCCGCCCATGCTCCCGTGTTGAAACGCGAGGATGTGGGCATGACGGTGCTCTGGCCGAGCGCCGGCCCGCTGGTCTTCTTCAGAGACGAACTCGCAAACAGGCCGGCATCGGCCTTCGTCATGGAAGAGCTAGGCATCTCTCCTCCTGGCAGCGGCCTCCGCGTCGCCGTGACCAAGAGCCAATCCCTGCCCTCCGGCTCCTTCCGGTTGAATGCCAATGGAAAGATCCTGGCCGTGCCCACGACGCGCGTCTCATTGGACGTACAATACCAGGACCCTCTGGCCTCGCCGGTCACCTATGCCGAAGGGACGGTCAAGTGGACGAACACCATCAAGCGGGCGCGCAAATCGCTGAAGTCCATCACGACCCAATGGATCGTCTTCACAGGATTGAAGAAACATGGCTTCCCGGGCGATGCCGCCGTCTTCAATCTGCCGGTAGTGACCGAACCCTCTGTCCCAGGCATGGTCGCGGAGAAAATTCCGTTCACGACGGAGATCAGCCGGCCGCTACCTGAATCCATGGTGTGGTGGGGACCGAACGATCAACCGGGAACGCTCACGGCAGCGGCGGCGCGAGCCGCCACGTTTCCAGAATTGCGCGACCGGGTGGCCCTGCTCAACCGCATCCTGATCATCGACCCCAATCAACCGGACGCGCTGACCGTCCTCACGCGAAATCTCTACGCAGTCCTGCTGAACGAGGCAAGCGACGGGCACAAGCTCACGATCAGAAACCCGGCCCTGTCCCTGACCGTTAATGAGTTTTATTGGAACGTCTACGCGCAATCCACCCGGACCGACCTGTCGAACGGAATGGAAATGGGCGGCTTCTCCCAGCCGACGCCGGCCGATTTCCTGTTCCGCATGTTGCCGGCGATGGAAGCGCTGGCCAAAGTCAGACCGGAACAACTCGACAACCGGTTCCGACTGGGCGTCGCCTATCGCTGGAATAACGACCAGCAGGCCGCTATTGAAACGCACGAGGCCTTGGTCAAAGAGATTCCGGATGCGCGCAGATCCGCCAAGGCCGAAGCCCTGCTGCAACTGGCCTGGTCTCGCCTGCACAAGTCCGCCTGGAACCGAATTCTGCACGATCCTGAAATCAACCGAGCCTATGCCGATGCAGAGGCCTCACTGGCCATCGCCGATCTGCCCCTCGACAAATTCCTGGCGGAGTACACGATGGCCTACAGCATGATCTTCATGCCTAACTACGGAGACAAGAACACCCTGCTGCGCCACGTCACGGAAGCCAAGCGCTGGTTCGACGAAGTGCCGGGAAAGACCGACGAAGTCTGGCGCTACTTCCTTCACTCCGAACTGCTGAAAGCCGTGCTCGACGCCGATCCGATCTTTCAACCGATCCTAGCCACGGCGGAAGAAAAGAAAAACTAG
- a CDS encoding hypothetical protein (Evidence 5 : Unknown function; MaGe:77307932) — translation MKPLAQARGSENIVAHAGSFGLREGRRRPVPAESDGVPER, via the coding sequence GTGAAGCCGTTAGCGCAGGCGCGCGGCTCGGAGAATATCGTTGCGCATGCGGGCTCGTTCGGCCTGCGAGAGGGCCGGCGCCGGCCGGTGCCGGCAGAGAGCGACGGTGTGCCTGAGCGATAG
- a CDS encoding zf-HC2 domain-containing protein (MaGe:77307933): MAKRTTTRSVQRKPTRARRHGHGKERCVAVLKKLSAYIDDELPGALCDELRKHLGDCPNCEEFVLSLRHTVALCRHRPAPALSQAERARMRNDILRAARLR; the protein is encoded by the coding sequence ATGGCCAAACGGACAACGACCCGCTCCGTCCAACGGAAACCCACCCGCGCACGCCGCCATGGGCATGGGAAAGAGCGCTGCGTGGCCGTCTTAAAAAAGCTCTCCGCCTACATCGACGATGAATTGCCCGGCGCGCTGTGCGATGAGTTGCGCAAGCACCTTGGCGACTGCCCCAACTGCGAAGAATTCGTCCTATCGCTCAGGCACACCGTCGCTCTCTGCCGGCACCGGCCGGCGCCGGCCCTCTCGCAGGCCGAACGAGCCCGCATGCGCAACGATATTCTCCGAGCCGCGCGCCTGCGCTAA